One part of the Tenacibaculum sp. 190130A14a genome encodes these proteins:
- a CDS encoding carboxypeptidase-like regulatory domain-containing protein encodes MIKKLYLLIFILIATSISAQNKRPIFYGQVIDSVGPLANVHVINIHTNQGTFTNDNGEFRIFAQEKDSLQFSFVGYQTKKTILEHTNFGLSENKFFLEKQTEVLDEVVVKKHNLTGSLAIDIKKVPKDRIDDMMTSLMEGIMNIDYSTPVIEKIDEIDRAKAPIVNTSPIANGATLFSGSLFTSKKKLEQKIKINKLKSRDRFYKRLFTEVNKQYFIDELNIPKDSIYQFIDYCNIGKIQRFITEKNILELLKHLEDQSVAYLETIKR; translated from the coding sequence ATGATTAAAAAACTATACCTTCTTATTTTCATTCTTATCGCCACTTCGATCAGTGCTCAAAACAAAAGACCAATTTTTTATGGACAAGTAATTGATTCTGTTGGTCCATTAGCCAATGTACATGTTATAAATATACATACCAACCAAGGAACTTTTACTAATGATAATGGTGAGTTTAGAATCTTTGCTCAAGAAAAAGACAGTTTACAATTTTCTTTTGTTGGATATCAAACAAAAAAGACAATCTTAGAACATACAAATTTCGGACTTAGTGAAAATAAGTTTTTTTTAGAAAAACAAACCGAAGTATTGGATGAAGTAGTTGTAAAGAAACACAATTTAACAGGTTCACTGGCCATCGATATTAAAAAGGTTCCTAAAGATCGAATAGATGATATGATGACGAGTTTAATGGAGGGCATTATGAATATTGATTACTCTACACCAGTTATTGAAAAGATTGACGAGATTGACAGAGCTAAAGCACCAATTGTAAACACTAGTCCTATTGCTAATGGAGCTACATTATTTAGTGGTTCTCTATTTACTTCCAAGAAAAAACTTGAACAAAAAATTAAAATAAACAAATTAAAAAGTAGAGATCGTTTTTATAAAAGGCTCTTTACAGAAGTAAACAAACAATATTTCATTGATGAGTTAAATATTCCAAAAGATAGTATTTATCAATTTATAGATTATTGTAATATTGGTAAAATTCAGAGGTTTATTACTGAGAAAAATATATTGGAACTCCTAAAACATCTTGAAGACCAAAGTGTAGCGTATTTAGAAACCATTAAAAGATAG
- a CDS encoding CoA pyrophosphatase — translation MIFSDFTNQIELLKTKPLGGLNSQFKMAPKMRLKYSEEIIKNKNPRNAAVLALFYPDNNNHTRFLLTERASYNGTHSAQISFPGGKYDQIDQNLTETALRETFEEVGVKSDNIEVIRQLSEAYIPPSNFLVAPFIGVTHEAPTFIPNNEVATVIEVLVSDLLNDQNLTSKNMSTSYMNNIDVPCFKLNNYIVWGATAMMLSEIKDLLK, via the coding sequence ATGATTTTTTCTGATTTTACCAATCAAATTGAACTACTCAAAACCAAACCTTTAGGAGGCCTTAACTCACAGTTTAAAATGGCACCTAAAATGCGTTTAAAGTATTCTGAAGAAATCATTAAAAATAAAAACCCTAGAAACGCAGCGGTCTTAGCTTTGTTTTATCCTGATAATAACAATCATACTAGATTCTTATTAACAGAGCGAGCAAGTTATAACGGAACTCATTCTGCTCAAATAAGCTTTCCAGGAGGTAAATATGATCAAATAGATCAAAACCTTACAGAAACTGCTTTAAGAGAAACTTTTGAAGAAGTGGGCGTTAAATCTGACAATATTGAAGTTATTCGTCAACTTTCAGAAGCATACATCCCTCCTAGCAATTTTTTGGTAGCTCCATTTATCGGAGTTACTCATGAAGCTCCAACTTTTATTCCTAATAATGAGGTAGCAACGGTTATTGAAGTTTTAGTAAGTGATTTGTTAAACGATCAAAATTTAACTTCAAAAAACATGAGTACTTCATACATGAACAATATTGATGTACCATGCTTTAAATTAAACAATTACATTGTTTGGGGAGCTACAGCTATGATGTTATCAGAAATTAAAGATTTATTAAAATAA
- a CDS encoding M42 family metallopeptidase has translation MAKESILNKKSIDFLEKYLNNAAPTGYEWEGQKIWMDYLKPYVDEFITDTYGSAVGVINPDAKYKVVIEGHADEISWYVNYISDNGLIYVIRNGGSDHQIAPSKIVNIHTKNGIVKGVFGWPAIHTRNRAKEEAPKPDNIFIDVGCATKEEVEKLGVHVGCVITYPDEFHILNEDKFVCRALDNRMGGFMIAEVARLLHENGKKLPFGLYVTNSVQEEIGLRGAEMITETIKPNVAIVTDVTHDTTTPMIDKKKEGHLELGKGPVVAYAPAVQQKLRDLIIDAAEENEIPFQRSALSRATGTDTDAFAYSNGGVASALISLPLRYMHTTVEMVHREDVENVIKMIYESLLKIENGEDFSYFK, from the coding sequence ATGGCTAAAGAATCAATTTTAAATAAAAAGTCAATCGACTTTTTAGAAAAGTACTTAAACAATGCCGCTCCTACAGGTTATGAATGGGAAGGTCAAAAAATTTGGATGGACTATTTAAAACCATATGTAGATGAGTTCATTACTGATACTTATGGCTCTGCTGTGGGAGTTATCAATCCAGATGCAAAATATAAAGTTGTTATTGAAGGGCATGCAGACGAAATTTCTTGGTATGTAAACTATATTTCCGACAACGGTTTGATTTATGTTATTCGTAATGGAGGAAGTGACCACCAAATAGCACCTAGTAAAATTGTAAATATTCATACCAAAAACGGTATTGTAAAAGGTGTTTTCGGATGGCCTGCTATACACACACGTAATAGAGCTAAAGAAGAAGCTCCAAAACCAGACAATATCTTTATTGATGTTGGTTGTGCTACAAAAGAAGAAGTAGAAAAACTAGGGGTACATGTTGGATGTGTTATTACATACCCAGATGAATTTCATATTTTAAACGAAGATAAATTCGTTTGTCGTGCTTTAGACAATCGAATGGGGGGTTTTATGATTGCTGAAGTTGCTCGTTTATTACACGAGAATGGTAAAAAATTACCATTCGGACTTTATGTAACCAACTCTGTACAAGAGGAAATTGGATTACGAGGAGCAGAAATGATAACGGAAACAATCAAACCAAATGTTGCTATTGTTACGGACGTAACACACGATACAACAACTCCAATGATTGATAAGAAAAAAGAAGGGCATTTAGAGTTAGGCAAAGGACCTGTAGTTGCTTATGCTCCTGCAGTACAACAAAAGTTACGTGATTTAATTATTGATGCTGCAGAAGAAAACGAAATTCCTTTCCAACGTTCTGCTTTATCCAGAGCAACCGGAACTGATACAGATGCTTTTGCTTATAGCAATGGTGGTGTTGCTTCTGCATTGATTTCTTTACCTCTTCGTTATATGCATACCACGGTTGAAATGGTACACAGAGAAGATGTGGAAAACGTTATTAAAATGATTTACGAAAGTTTATTAAAAATAGAAAACGGAGAAGATTTCTCTTATTTCAAATAA
- a CDS encoding carboxypeptidase-like regulatory domain-containing protein — translation MKTRLFFLFIFLGSIIYAQEERKTLFGIVYDKNGVLENAHIVNFSNNTATFTDENGEYRIFARPTDTLRFTSIGYKTIFVELTKKHFNTYRKRVTLEKQDYELEEILVRNNELSGDISKDVKKVKHDTRQKEIQEKLNIKSIDYTNNYDYNDSRLRHKIVKTDPTRDFEGVGTTTFIPLKNTSAMKALRKELEFKENMPAKLLSELGEEFFFTELKIPVERYYHFLEYCNPLNIENFYQNREVLKVINIFRNEHVNYLKIIEKE, via the coding sequence ATGAAGACTCGATTATTTTTTTTATTTATTTTTTTAGGTTCGATCATATACGCTCAAGAAGAAAGAAAAACTCTTTTTGGTATAGTTTATGACAAAAATGGCGTGCTTGAAAATGCCCATATTGTTAACTTTTCTAATAATACAGCCACTTTTACTGATGAAAATGGTGAATATCGAATTTTTGCAAGACCAACAGATACTTTAAGATTTACTTCTATAGGTTACAAAACCATTTTTGTTGAATTAACCAAAAAACACTTTAATACTTATAGAAAAAGGGTAACCTTGGAAAAGCAAGACTATGAATTGGAAGAAATATTGGTTAGAAACAATGAACTTTCTGGTGATATAAGTAAGGATGTAAAAAAAGTAAAACACGATACTAGACAAAAAGAAATACAGGAAAAACTAAACATCAAATCCATTGACTATACCAACAATTACGATTATAATGATAGCAGATTGAGGCATAAAATAGTAAAAACAGATCCAACTAGAGATTTTGAGGGTGTTGGTACCACAACCTTTATTCCTCTAAAAAACACCAGCGCAATGAAAGCCTTAAGAAAAGAGCTTGAGTTCAAAGAAAATATGCCTGCTAAATTATTAAGTGAACTTGGCGAAGAATTCTTTTTTACTGAACTTAAGATACCAGTAGAGCGTTATTATCATTTCTTGGAATACTGCAACCCTTTAAATATTGAAAATTTCTATCAGAACCGAGAAGTTTTAAAAGTGATTAATATTTTTAGAAATGAACATGTAAATTACCTTAAAATCATAGAAAAAGAGTAA
- a CDS encoding lysophospholipid acyltransferase family protein, protein MPLLKRNPFGHILWVKKWLIRILGIISHGRYRRFNELQIEGSEIIRQLPDQNVLFISNHQTYFADVAAMFHVFNAALKGRVDNIRNIGYIWQPKLNVYYVAAGETMRSGLLPKIFAYTGSVSIDRTWRSAGKNVNRQVKLSDISNIGKALNDGWVITFPQGTTTAFKPIRRGTAHIIKTYKPVVVPIVIDGFRRSFDKKGLQIKKRNVLQSMVIKDPLDIDYDNESIDDIVEKIEYAIEQHPSFLKVLTKQEIKELEELNEKRKFWS, encoded by the coding sequence ATGCCTTTATTAAAAAGGAATCCTTTCGGACATATTTTATGGGTAAAGAAGTGGTTAATCCGTATTTTGGGAATTATTTCTCACGGAAGATATCGCCGATTTAATGAACTTCAAATAGAAGGTTCAGAAATCATACGTCAATTACCCGATCAAAATGTTTTATTCATTTCTAATCATCAAACTTATTTTGCTGATGTTGCAGCAATGTTTCATGTTTTTAATGCAGCTCTTAAGGGAAGAGTTGATAATATCAGGAACATCGGTTATATATGGCAACCAAAGTTAAATGTATATTATGTTGCCGCTGGAGAAACAATGCGCTCTGGATTATTACCTAAAATTTTTGCTTACACTGGTTCAGTTTCTATTGATAGAACATGGCGTAGTGCTGGTAAAAATGTTAACAGACAGGTAAAATTATCTGATATTTCAAATATTGGTAAAGCCTTAAATGATGGTTGGGTAATTACCTTCCCACAAGGAACAACTACGGCTTTTAAGCCAATACGCCGCGGAACAGCACATATTATCAAAACCTATAAACCAGTTGTTGTTCCTATTGTTATTGATGGTTTTAGGCGTTCTTTTGATAAGAAAGGTTTACAGATTAAAAAACGTAATGTTTTACAATCTATGGTTATTAAAGATCCTTTAGATATTGATTATGACAATGAATCAATTGATGATATTGTTGAAAAAATTGAATATGCAATTGAACAACATCCTTCTTTCTTAAAGGTACTTACTAAACAAGAAATTAAAGAACTAGAAGAATTAAACGAAAAACGAAAGTTTTGGAGTTAA
- a CDS encoding carboxypeptidase-like regulatory domain-containing protein encodes MKKHYLLLLILIPILLKAQEKRKYFYGTLKTKSVVIANAHIINLKTGQGAFSNDTGNFRILAKVQDSLSISYVGFKTETLIVKPIHFGMQTNNIELTKSSIALDEVEVKKHNFLGILSKDMEQTPEDIAIVKSKGALDFSNIDFKQPTIKVIDDFSRKKAPDARKLTDPTAKFAGVGTTIGGLDKYALELRKQRKEINYKENFPKMLLSEFGSYFFFNELKIPKDNYYHFLEFCNSFNIEGLYKENKVLDVINILRRESKKYLLIINKENE; translated from the coding sequence GTGAAAAAACATTACTTACTACTACTTATTCTAATACCTATATTATTGAAGGCTCAAGAAAAAAGAAAATACTTTTATGGCACCTTAAAAACAAAATCTGTCGTAATTGCTAATGCACATATTATTAACTTAAAAACAGGACAAGGTGCCTTTAGCAATGATACTGGAAACTTTAGAATATTAGCTAAAGTACAAGATTCTTTAAGTATATCGTATGTTGGATTTAAAACAGAAACATTAATTGTTAAACCAATTCATTTTGGAATGCAAACAAACAATATTGAACTTACTAAAAGTTCTATTGCTTTGGATGAAGTGGAAGTAAAAAAACATAATTTTCTAGGAATTCTTTCGAAAGACATGGAACAAACCCCAGAAGATATTGCCATCGTAAAATCGAAAGGCGCTTTAGATTTTTCAAATATTGATTTTAAACAACCAACAATTAAAGTAATTGATGATTTTAGCAGAAAAAAAGCTCCTGATGCAAGAAAATTAACAGATCCAACTGCAAAGTTTGCTGGAGTAGGAACCACTATAGGAGGCCTTGATAAATATGCTCTAGAACTAAGAAAACAACGAAAAGAAATCAATTATAAAGAAAACTTTCCTAAAATGTTACTTTCTGAATTTGGTAGTTATTTTTTCTTTAATGAACTCAAAATTCCTAAAGATAATTATTATCATTTCTTAGAGTTTTGTAATTCATTTAATATTGAAGGCTTGTATAAAGAAAATAAAGTTCTCGATGTAATTAATATATTGCGTCGTGAAAGCAAAAAATACTTGCTCATAATAAATAAAGAAAATGAATAA
- a CDS encoding carboxypeptidase-like regulatory domain-containing protein, translating to MNKAFIYIIILLCASKLYSQEHRKYMYAEINDKIGPVVNAHIINLQTGQGTFSNDNGEFRILSKENDSLKISSVGYKTISFIVQKSNFGIEKNNISLQKVAIDLDEVEVKRNNLLGNLTSDSKLVKKEKEINAETLKLPYAGSKKLTPAERKLYTAKGGDFPFLIGFGAIVSVDYILNSISGRIKKLEKGLQHERLEQRVTYLKSTFSNYIITDLKINESDLYRFIYFCLSDENFYTNLQLSEVVIINSLKDKSLEFKKLNPKDYK from the coding sequence ATGAATAAAGCATTTATATACATAATCATTCTTTTATGTGCTTCAAAACTATATAGTCAAGAACATAGAAAATATATGTATGCCGAAATCAATGATAAAATTGGTCCAGTAGTAAATGCACACATTATTAATTTACAAACTGGTCAAGGTACCTTTTCTAATGACAATGGAGAGTTTAGAATTTTATCAAAAGAAAACGATTCATTAAAAATATCTTCTGTAGGATATAAAACAATAAGTTTCATTGTTCAAAAATCAAATTTTGGAATTGAAAAGAACAACATTTCTTTGCAAAAAGTTGCTATTGATTTAGACGAGGTTGAAGTTAAAAGAAATAATTTATTAGGAAATTTAACCTCAGACAGTAAACTAGTAAAGAAAGAAAAAGAAATAAATGCCGAAACTTTAAAATTACCTTATGCAGGTTCTAAAAAGCTCACCCCTGCTGAAAGAAAATTGTATACAGCTAAAGGTGGAGACTTTCCTTTTTTAATAGGTTTCGGAGCAATTGTTTCTGTTGACTATATTTTAAATTCTATCTCTGGTAGAATCAAAAAGTTAGAAAAAGGCTTACAACATGAACGACTTGAACAACGAGTAACTTATCTCAAAAGTACTTTTTCAAATTATATCATTACCGACTTAAAAATTAATGAAAGTGATTTATATCGTTTCATTTATTTCTGTTTGTCCGATGAAAACTTTTATACAAACCTCCAATTAAGCGAAGTAGTTATTATCAATTCATTAAAAGATAAATCTTTAGAATTTAAAAAGTTAAATCCTAAAGATTATAAGTAA
- a CDS encoding NUDIX hydrolase, with protein MDELIDIVDENGNYTGKTCLKSEAHQLGYFHPTVHVWLYTKNQQILLQKRALTKKVFPGLWDISVAGHVAAGEKIDVAALREVYEEIGFKVASENLHKIGTRKHMVNHSNGIIDNEFHHVYISELTENIDNLIIQEEEVDQLKLFPLNTIINTKELDNVLLPKYHEYYQFVYQKIIEQLENFSS; from the coding sequence ATGGATGAGTTAATTGACATTGTTGATGAAAACGGAAATTATACAGGGAAAACTTGCTTAAAATCCGAAGCACACCAATTGGGATACTTTCACCCTACTGTACATGTTTGGTTATACACTAAAAATCAACAAATATTATTGCAAAAAAGAGCCTTAACCAAAAAAGTATTTCCTGGATTGTGGGATATTTCAGTAGCAGGACATGTGGCAGCTGGAGAAAAAATTGACGTAGCTGCTCTTAGAGAAGTTTACGAAGAAATTGGTTTTAAAGTTGCTTCTGAAAATCTCCATAAAATTGGAACAAGAAAACATATGGTCAATCATTCAAACGGAATAATAGACAATGAGTTTCATCATGTATATATTTCTGAATTAACAGAAAATATCGATAATTTAATTATCCAAGAAGAAGAAGTTGATCAGTTAAAACTCTTTCCTTTAAATACCATAATAAACACCAAGGAACTGGATAATGTGCTACTTCCAAAGTATCATGAATATTATCAATTTGTATATCAGAAAATTATAGAACAATTAGAAAACTTTAGTTCCTAA